The Blastopirellula sediminis sequence GCGGGAATTGGCGGAGAGCGATCCGCATGTGAAAGCGATCCGTTTTCGCCGCAACTTTGGGAAAGCGGCGGCGCTGGACGCCGGCTTTCGGGCCGCTCGCGGCGACCTGGTTCTGACGCTCGACGCCGACTTGCAAGACGATCCGCAAGAGATCCCGCGCTTTCTGGAACAAGTCGCCAATGGGTTCGACGTCGTCAGCGGTTACAAGCAAGTCCGGCACGATCCTTGGCACAAGGTATTGCCGTCGCGGATCTTCAACTGGATGGTCAGCACGCTGACCGGCGTCCGACTGCACGATCACAACTGCGGCTTCAAATGTTATCGCCGCGAGATCTTTGACGAAGTTCGCTTGTACGGCGAACTCCATCGCTTCGTGCCGGTGTTGGCGGCCGCGCGCGGTTGGAAGGTGGGCGAGATCGTCGTCAATCATCGGGCGCGACAGTTCGGCCAATCGAAGTACGGCTTCTTCCGGATCTTCAAAGGGTTTCTCGACCTGCTGACGGTCAAGTTCATCACCGGCTTTGGACAGCGCCCGCAACACTTGCTCGGCGGGATCGGGCTCGCCTTTTTCGCCTTTGGCGGCTTGGGCATGGTGTTCCTCGCGCTTTGGTGGTGCTTGTCCCGAATTCCCGGTTTGGGACTCAACCCGATTCATATTCATGAAACGGCGATGATCTTCTACGTGATCACGTCGCTGCTGCTGGGAACGCAGTTTCTGATGGTCGGTCTGCTGGCCGAACTGATCACGGCGCAGAACTCTCGCGGCCAGGCGCCTTATTCGATCTCCGAAACGGCCGGCTATACCAAACTTCCTGAAACTAACTCTGATTCGACCGTATGACCGACGCGAACCGACAGTTGCGCCTGGCGATTTACGTTTTGCTGATCGCCGTGAGCGTCGGCACGATCATCGGCCGTATCGGCCAGATGTCGGCCAATCATGGCAAGCATCCCTTCATGAGCGCCAATGATCGAAGTCGCTGGGCGACGATTCGTTCGCTGGTCGATTACGGCACGTTCGCAATTGACGACGTGATCGCCGATCGCCGTTGGGATTCGATCGACAAGGTTTATCACGAAGGCGCCGACGGCAAGCGACATTACTATTCGAGCAAGCCGCCGCTGATGGCGGTGATGTTGGCCGGCGAATATTGGGTCATCAAGCACGGGCTGGGGTTGTCGCTGGGGAGTTATCCCTTCTACGTCGGCCGCATCATGCTGGTGATTACGAACGTCGGCCTGTTGCTGGTGATGTTCGCGTCACTCGTCTCGATGGTCGAACGTTACGGCAAAAGCGACTGGGGACGGATCTTTATCATCACGTCGGCCGCATTTGGAACCTTTCTGACGACGTTTGCGATCACGCTCAACAATCACTTGGTCTCCGCTGCTGCGACGATGGTGGCGATCGATTTTGGTCTGCGAATCTGGATCGACGGACGGCGCGAGAGTTGGCTCTTTTTCGGCGCCGGTTTGGCCTCCGCATTTGCAGCTGCGAATGACTTGCCGGCGCTGTCGCTGTTGGGGCTGCTTGGACTTGCGTTGTTGCTCAAGGCGCCAATGAAGACGCTTGTGTTCGGAGTGCCGGGGGCGTTGATCGTCGCCGCCGCTTCGTTTGGGACGACCTATTGGGCGCACGGAAGTTGGAAGCCGCCGTATGCACATCGAAGCGATGGCCCGGCGATCGCCCAGTTGGATGCGAACGTCGCCGGCGAAGCTGCGAGCGAGTTGAATGAGGCCAAGGTCCCCGCCGTCGTTCGCGAAACGTTCGCCGCGCAAGGAATCAATCTCTCGGAAACGCCGGAACTGCAAGTCCGCGAAGCGGGAGATCGTTGGGTGCTGGACGACGCAATTGTCGATCGCCGCTGGGCGCTGCAAAAAGTAGGCGACGTGATCGAGATCCGCACCTGGGATAGTTGGTACGACTACGCCGATACCTATTGGCGTGACGGCGTGAAGAAGGGGGTCGATCTCGGCGAACCGTCGCGTCTTGTCTATGCGTTTAACATGTTGGTCGGAAACTATGGCGTTTTTTCGCTGACGCCGATCTGGATCTTGGCGGTGGTCGGCGGCGTGATGCTGCTGCGCAGCGACGATCGCCAGTGGCGCGACGTGACGATCATGATCGGGACGCTGACGATTGTATGCGTCTTGTTTTATATCTTTCGCCCGCTCAAAGATCGCAACTATGGCGGCGTCTGCTCCGGCTTTCGCTGGCTCTTTTGGCTGATCCCGCTTTGGCTGGTGATGTTGCGGCCGGCCGCTGATTGGTGTGCCGAGCGACGTTGGGCCCGCTGGCTAGCGGCGCTCCTACTGTTGATTTCGGCCGTATCGGCCGCCTATCCGGCGCTCAATCCGTGGGTTCATCCCTGGATTTATCGCTATCAGGAATATCTCGGCTGGATTTGATCGGTCAATTGTTTCGCATCCAAACGGTTTGGCTTCGCGAAAAAGCGAGCTTGCGTCAAATAGCAAAAACTCCAAAGATAGACGCCAGCAACGTTTGCCAGCATTCCCGCGCGCATGGAGGCGTTTTAGAAATGCGTTCGTATCCGAGCTTCATCCTGTCGATTCTCTCCCTCTCTTGCTTGTTCGCCATCGGATGCGGCGGCGAAACGAGTCCGCCTGCGGCTTCGATCGAAGCTGGCGGATCTTCCAGCGGCGGCAGTGGAGAATCG is a genomic window containing:
- a CDS encoding glycosyltransferase family 2 protein, translating into MRLSAVIPVYNEEDSLRQLHREITEVAAANGYQMEIIFVDDGSKDGSWAVERELAESDPHVKAIRFRRNFGKAAALDAGFRAARGDLVLTLDADLQDDPQEIPRFLEQVANGFDVVSGYKQVRHDPWHKVLPSRIFNWMVSTLTGVRLHDHNCGFKCYRREIFDEVRLYGELHRFVPVLAAARGWKVGEIVVNHRARQFGQSKYGFFRIFKGFLDLLTVKFITGFGQRPQHLLGGIGLAFFAFGGLGMVFLALWWCLSRIPGLGLNPIHIHETAMIFYVITSLLLGTQFLMVGLLAELITAQNSRGQAPYSISETAGYTKLPETNSDSTV